The Arvicola amphibius chromosome 5, mArvAmp1.2, whole genome shotgun sequence genome contains the following window.
TCTGAGCTTGCATCAGCATTACGTCCTCCACAACTGCATCTGAAAGCTTGGGTGTCTACTGCCTCCTGCTTTGCCTGGAGGCCAGTCTCAAGTCTGACAGCTGTTTGCAGCTCCTGTGGACAGGTCTGGTGCTGCCTCCAGccatgtatgtgatgtgtggcTGACAGAGAGGTTCAGTGAGACTCACCGTTATGGTGAGGCAGGAACCGTCTCTTCAGGACCACCAAGAGCAAGGCCTTCAGATGCTCTTCCTGCAACGGGGAAAGAGCATACAGTTCAGTTTCTCTGGCTTGGTGCATCCCAGCCCAGGATGGGGAGGCTACTATACAGATGCTACATAGATTCTGGAGAAGTCCTATAGATACCACCTTAAAAATACCCAAAGTCTTCCTATATGggctaggctgactttgaacacactatcctcctgccttagcttccctagtgctgggattacaggtgctaCCACATCTATCCACATGTCACTTTTGAAGGACCTTGGAGGCTTTGGGTCAGATTAGTGAAAGGTCAGGCAACACTGAGGCGCCCAAGAAGGAGACACCTCCCCCACCAGCCACGTACCATCTCTGCAGGGAGGGAAACAGATGGGTCTATGGAACCCAGGGCATAACTTCTCAGGGACCAACTTTAGGTCAGTGTGAGAGACCACCTTCTAGTATTGAGAGATGCTGACAGCGGGACACGTTGAAACAGCAAGCCTCCCATCCCTAGGTGTGCGCAAGGAGGTCTTGATCAGGACTGTCCTGACTGCTGCTTTTTGTCTGGTGGGAGGCTGCTATTGCTACACACATGTTTTACATGTCTGTGGTGTAGGTGGCTTATACAGTGTATAAATTGTCGCCCTGGTCTCATGGGTGTCCTGTGATATGTCACAGACAAGATTCCAGATTGGAGAAAAAGAGTCTTTGTGCCTTTAATGCAGATTCAAAGCAAGTGAAAACCATAATATTCTGTAGGGCAGGCCTGGGTTCTGGCCCCAGTGAACTCTCCATACAGTGTTTCTTGGTTCATATACTCATTCGGCCCCACCTCCCTGTGACTCTTCTCTTTTAGAGCTGGAGTCTGTGACATACAGGCCTACAGAGAGGTCTGGTGGACTGTTGGGGGAGAGCCTACTGTGGCACCCTTCTTCCCAAGCAAGAGCAGGATCAACCCTTGGGGAAGAGGTACAGTTACATAAGCAGTGGATTGAGCTCAGGGCTGAAGGCTAGTAGGTTCAGCCATGTTGCACAGCTCCCTGCACTCCTGTGTTTAACATGTAGAACACAACTGGTCCTTAAAAAGCTTGCACCATCCTAGATGACTCCCCAGttccttccccttttctgacCAGGCTAGGAATCCTGTTGGTTAGGACCACCTTCAAAGATGCCAGTCCCTGACTCTTGTGTACTGggccaccactaccacctcctGGGAACCTCGTCCACCCTCTGCTGGCTACACCCTGCTGTGGCCCCATTGCCTTCTTTTCCCCATGCACCCTCTGCTGGCTACACCCTGCTGTGGCCCCATTGCCTTCTTTTCCCCATGCACCCTCTGCTGGCTACACCCTGCTGTGACCCCATTGCCTTCTTTTCCCCATGCACCCTCTGCTGGCTACACCCTGCTGTGACCCcattgccttctttttcccatgcACCCTCTGCTGGCTACACCCTGCTGTGGCCCCATTGCCTTCTCTTGGTGCTGCTTCTCCTCTGCTTACACTCTCTCAACAAGGCTTCCATTTCAGTCTGAGGAAAAGTCACCCCAGTATGAGCCCAGTAGGACCTGCCCTGCCCATCTTGGGTCTTGCACTTTGCTCCAGAGCCCTGGCTCTTCCTTGAACCCATGGGGACACATTTAGTCTTGGGTCTTTGGCTCACCTCTTCCCTGATGTCTCTAGTCTCCCCACTTCTGCTTTGAGTTTTTGTTTAAAAGCCACCTCAATACAACCCCCGACTCCcttcttaaaataaatgatttatttatttttattttatgtacattggtgttttgtctgcatgtatgtctgtgtgagggtgttggctcccctggaacaaacagttgtgagctgccatgtgggtgctggaaattgaaccagggcagtgctcttaaccactgagccatctctctagccccagactCCTTTCTAATGTTGCTGATCTTCACACTgactcctcttctttcttcatgGTGCTATCACCTGACTCTGTGCTGTACGGTTTGCTTTGCTGAGGCTTATATGGTCTTATGGCTGCTAGCCTATGAGGGGTAGGGGCCTTTGTGTTGATACCTGACTCATCTGTGTACCTGGGGCAAGGCTAGGCACATAGAAGGTACTCAattaatatttgttatatatatgcaaaagGATGAAACAGACAAGCCAGAGCCTCAGAGGCTACACCCTACCCTAGTAGGAGTCAGGGGCTCCAGGGTGAGATGAGATTAGGGACAGAGTGTGACTCAGGCTTTCCCAGTGTCACTGTGTCAGTGACTTGGGAGTAGTTACACTGTGCATTTATGGATCTTCTAAGACACAAGGCTGAAGAAAGGGACTCACCTGCTTCTCAATGATGGTGGGGTAGGAGCCCAAGGTGACAACAGTGCTGCCAGAAGAAAGAGAGTAAATCGGTGAGTGAGCTGGGAGTCTAAGTACCTGTCCTGCCCTGGGCACAGAGGGGGCTGCCATCCCCAACCATCCCCTTTCTCCTCATCCCTCACTCCCAACTGTCTTATATTTCCCAAATCAAAACCCATTACCTGTGTGGCGTGAACTGGAGTTTTAGTTTCTGACTTCTTGTGGAGAACGCAGCTTTGGAGAGGAGTCGCTGAGATGGATTGAAAGCAGACAGGCAGGGAAGAGTTGGAGCCATTTCTTACAGAGCTCCCCAACCCTTACCAACCCCATCCCAGTCCCAACCTGAGGCCCAGCCCATGAACTTGGGTTCTGTCCCATGGTCCTCATCCTGTACCCATGCCACTGTCTCTCCCATACTATGTGTCACCTGGGGGGTGTCTCTGGTGGGGCAGGACACtcatggaaggcagaggagccAGGCCTGAACCTGAGGCAGGCTCAATGGAAAGGTCTTTATTCTGGAATCATTTCTGGAAACCAGTAGGCGTCTTGCCTGTGTACATGTTGGGATGAACCTAGGGCCTCGTACTAGGCTAGGGCTCTATCAATGAGCAAGAGGCCTAACTGacaatatcatcatcatcatcatcatcatcatcatcatcatcacccttttatttaaaatggattcTTGCTATGTTGCCCAAGTTTGTCTCAGACTCCTGGACTCAgcgatccctctgcctcagcttctcactGGTTGAGATTACAGTGTGTGCCATCACGGCTGGCACCCCTTGGTTTTGCTGGGTGTAGATAGTCCTCTAATTCATATGGACAGGTTCAGCGCTCTTCACTTCCAGTGAGGGATAACTAACTCTTGTTTGTACAGTGATGCCATCTGGCTCACCTGTGGCAGAATACTCTTCTGCTTTCTCACCCAAGGTGCTTTTCAATTTTGAGGTCAGGGATTCAGAATCGAGCCGTTGGAATTTGGAGGGGCTGCatttcccagaatccttcccATGATGATTGGTATGGTGTCTTGACTTTGTAACTCATCCATCCCTAGGGGAGTTCTTTGAAAGCCCTAACTGCACCCTACAAGAGGGTCTGGAGTCGGAATGTCTTCATGGCTGAGGAGGTCTTCAGTGAGCACGGAAACTAGTATGTGGATGTTAGCAGTGGGCACAGCTGCCCACATGTAGACCATTGGCAGAGGGTGGCAGGATTGGTCACAGCCATCCCATCCCTGCCCTCAGCCTGCAGACTGGGAACCAAATCCCTGCAGTTTCTCTCACCCAGGCAATTGCACCAAAGGAGGCATTGTTGGTCCCCTGCAGCATCAGTAAGCCCTGCTGGGTGACTGTGGCCCCGACGTCATCAAGGAGGACAGTGGGGGGATCCAGAGCGCTGATGATCAGTCCCGGGCTCCCTCTGGTCAGATTATACACCTGAATGAAGTTAAAGCAGGGATGGTAGAGGGAGGGTTAAAGGTAGTTTTCCCTGGCCCTGGCTTGGGAGGGTGGGAACAAGACTCTCTGATGAGGCAGGGGACTGGGTTTCTCTTCTAGCCCTACAACATCGTGCTGTGTGGCTTAGGTGAAGTTACTTGGCTCCTCTGAACTTCTCTGAGGTGAGATCACATCCTTTGGTCCTGGGCATGCACAGTGCTGATTTTGAGAGTTGAAGTGCTGGCTCTACCCCTGAAAGCTTTGTAGCctgaaacaaaattcttttttttttttttttttggtttttttcgagacagggtttccctgtagtttctagagcctgtcctggaactagctggcctcgaactcagagatccacctgcctctgcctccagagtgctgggattaaaggcgtgcgccaccaccgcctggctctgaaACAAAATTCTTAATCCCTCTGTgctttccattttcattcttataaaataaaggtaaGAATTGTGCCCGCTCCACAAAGTCGTGTGGCTTAAGTGAGCTAACAAATGTGCTATGCTCAAAAGGCATTAGCACCTACAGTGCTACAGGCTTCTCTGCTGTAATTGCTTGTCCATCCGGTGAAGAGCTCTCAGAGAGGTCAGTGAGTTCACATCCTAGAGCAGAGACTGGGTTCCAATCTTGCTCTTCCAGGTCCTCAGCAATGCTTCCTTCAAGGCGCTGAGCCCTGGATGAGTCTTAGCAGGGCGGGACATGCTTAGTGTGAACACTGACAGCCCACAGTCACAGTCACTGTCTTGACTGCTTCCTCCTGTTTTACATCCCTGACACTGTAAAGGGCTGCAGTGACTTCCAGAGCCCACAGCAGAAAAATGCAACATGTCCATGAAACCTTTCGGTCCAGGTTGCCTAGCCCAGGGTGCTGGTGGAGGGGCAGGCACCATACCTACCTCTGGCCTGGGTGTTGGGGCACTCAGGGACAACAACTCCCACAGGCTGGTTTCCTAGAAAGGTAAGGGCCAAGTTAGCTGTGGAGTCCTGCAGGTGTGTTCTGACCAAACTGGGGGCTCAGGGAGACGGCTGTCTCTACTTGGTGCACTGTCGGCATGAGTCAGCCTCAGCTCAGGGCCAATCGTGTCTGGCTTCCCAGAGTCACTTATCTGAAAAGGTTAACTTTCAGTGGTTTTGATCATTTTTAGTCTaacattttattatacttttttgaGCGAGGGTCTCGCTTGCCACGTATCActcttgcctcaaactcactgtgtaattgaactcctgatcctccccacaagtgctgggattacaggtgatgCAATGCCCcagatggaagccagggcttcgCATCTGTTAGGGAAACActactcactgagccacacccacagcCTCTTAACTATGAAAAGCGCTGTAAAGACAATGAGCTGAGAGGGTTTTGTAGGGAACATTTGCGTGCTCGATTCCTGCCATTGCTTTATCACACTCCTGCCCATCCATCTATGCTCTACTGATTTCCAGGGAGGcattgggactgaactcagggcctcacacgtGCTAAGCTCATTCTTGACCTCTGAGTTACAGTGGATCCCTGCTCCATTGGTTTTCCAAAATCACAATCATCACAGAGAAAGCTATAGAAATGTCTAAAGAAAAATTCACCCAATGTATCTTTACTTTTCTCTCTGAATCCAATTCTCAGAGGTAACTATTGTTGACATTTTGAAGGATATCCAAATGGACTCTCTCTGCTCACATACAAGCATGAACAGAGAGGAGCATTCTGGGCACATAGCCCTGTGCCTCGTTAGTGCCGCTCAGTGCCAGGACCAACAGAGCAATCTTGTTCTTACAAAGCACGGTGGCTTAGTTTACATTGCCTGTAGTCTCTGTAAATTTACTAGTTGTTTAGTGATGGGCCAGGAATCAACTTTGATTTTTCCTCTGTAGCAAACGAGGCTCTACAGGACACCCTGCAGATGTGCACACCCTGAAGATGTGCACACCCAGCAGATGTGCACACCCAGCAGATGTGCACACCCTGAAGATGTGCACACCCTGAAGATGTGCACACcctgaagatgtgtctctgtttaCCACTGTAAGAACTTCTTCAGATGTAGGGCTTACTTCTAACCGTTTCAGAGCTGTCGTACCTGTGAGGGATACAGATGCGAGCAGCGGGAGACAGGAGACCTCATCTATAGCCAGTCCCTCTTATGGATGATATAGAATAGGCCACTTCCCCAGTCTGGGCCCTCATTTGTGTAACTATACAAAACAACGTTCTTTGTGCAATGTATCTTTCTGGATGTGGCATGTTCCACTTGTGGTGTCATGTGGGCTCTTGAAAAGTTTTTAGATTTTGGAGCATTTGAATTTCAGATCTGAGTTAAAGATGCCCAACATacatacgtatacacacatatatatgcactttGCATTTGtaatttcatatacatatgaaattatatataaagttaaaatgatatcagtgttttaaaagagtaagagaaagggagtaaaggaagagagagagagagagagagagagagacagagagagagagaggaaggctgcACTTTCTTCCATCTTTAGATGCAGCAGTCTTAAAGGAGCAGTGTGAGGAGATGACATTCATACCGAGACTCCCAGTGAGAGAATAATGTTCCaggcagagagccctgagctGGGAATCAGTGCAGCCTGAGTGGCTAGAAGGCAGGGATTAGAGAGACAGAGCTAGAGAGAGGCCAGGGATCAGACTGCCCAGACCCACACAGAGGAGCCTGGCCTTTAACCCTGCGATAGGGAGAAGCTGCTGTGGGCTTTTGAACAGGGATATAGGATGCCTTGTTCATTGTTCCCATCAGCCTTGGGAAGCACTAATTCTCCTTGACCTGTGTGTGCGCCTCCTCACCACTGCAGAGGCCAGCCTCAGGTATGTCTTCCCTAGTGACAGTATGCAGGTGGCCTTCTGGCCGCCCTTATTGCTTTAAGAAAAGCCAGCTAGTTATTCTAAGAATGGACTGTTAGAACCTGGCCTCCACCAGGCCGCACATGGTACTTACAGTGGCATCCTTTCACAGATCCTGGCAGGCACCTCTCCATCCTCAGATCCCACCTCTGCCAGGAAGGCTCTGAGCCTGTCTTCAGAGACTGCCATGTTGTTTcccattgtctgtctgtctgtctgtctgtctgtggtgttAATAGCTCTAAACTCCTTACTCCCCAGTAATCCATCTCAGTGTCCCCTTGAGCATCCACCCTCAAGTCGTTCACTTACCACAACATTTTCTCGCTCAGTTTTCTATTCCCCTATGAGACTCTGATCCCTACATGATAGGGGCCCTGTGCTTATAGGGCCAGCCCACAGAGTCTTTCATAAGTATCTGCTGTGTAAGAATGGGTATGtgttataaagaaaacaagaaaggcatGCGCATGTTCCTCTTCTCAAATAAAGGGACTTTTGCGAAGGGTTCTGAAGGATAAATAGGAGCTAGTCAGGTTAGACTGGTCAAGTCCAGAGTGGGGAAGTGACTTTTCTACTGGGGCCTTAGCTCTTCCACGTAAGAAACGGGGCAGGAAcattctgtccctccctcctacccacttcccagcactcactgAGGAGTCTTGGGGCTCCACGAAGATCTCCTGACTGGTGTACAGACAGGACAAGATGTCATTGTAGATTTCGAGCCAAAAGGCAAAGTCTGCCATGCTGTCCTGGGCTAATGCTGGGAGAGGTGGGGGAACCACATGCTCCGGCCTTGAGGCCCGCTGGTGTAGGCCACAGGGAGTCACAAGCTTCAGAGAAATGGTGGAAGGAAGATGGTCAGTGGGGATAGGTCTCCTGGTGGACACCTGGTTCAGCTCACCTTGCTGACACAGCAGGCACATACGGGCCCTGACACAGTTCCGTTTGAATTTACCAACAGCATCACCAGAGGGGAGCCATTATGGTCACTGTCTGACCAccaggaagctgaggcccagagaggcgaTGCCACTCACTCAAATCTCACAGGAGAAGAGGTAGAGCCTGGCTTCCTGGCCTCCATCGAGCTCCACTCATTCTCTGAACCCTGTCCCTGCTGGGCCCTCTTGTTCCTCCTACCTTCCATACAGAGAGACATCAAGGAGCAGTAGGCAGGATCTGGGCAGTCCTCAACCATTCtctgtcctcagtttccccatctgacTCAGCTGCTTTCTTCTGGGTTTGACTCACTCACTGGTCAGCAGCCTGTGTGGCCTCTCCatcctctttcctctttggttGACCATTCCCTTTTCTGATTTCTCgatttcctgtcttcctttccccCCTTCGCTCCCCACCCAGTGAGGCcccatctccctttctctttgcctGTCCACTCTCAGCAGGTTCCCCAAGGGCCTGTGGCAGTCTAGGGTTGCCTACCTGCACTTCCATCAGGATGGCTCCCTCTGTGAACTCCGTGCTGGTCACATAGTACTGGAAATCATTGGGACCCGAAATGATTGGAGCTGTGGTGCAGAAATGAAACCTAACTCATTCAGGGGTAGAGGTGGGAAGGATGCTGTGGAAGGCAGGGAGAAATTCCTTCTCCTCTGCTCAGCCTTATGTTCCTTGATGGCTAGGCACATGGCCTCCTAGAACAAGGGACATTTATTGCATGCTGGCTTTGAGCCAGGTTGTTAGTATTATTCTAACAGGCCTTATCTATGGGCCTTCCATTGATCCTGTTTaacagatagggaaactgaggctcagaggggaAGTGACATATGAAGGTTACAAGCCATGTtgtcccctccttttccccattAGAAAGCATCCTCCCTGCAGGTAGGATTGTCCTGTCTCTGGATATATTCCTACACACGGTGCCTGGCACACGGCAAGGGACAGTTGACCAGCAGCAACATACGAAGAACGATGTGTAGCAGGTCTTCCAGCAGGAAGTTGAGGAGGTTTGTGGTCACAGGGCACACctagggggaagggaagggggagtccCGTTGGTATGGAGCCGAGGTAGGGGGGCTCTCTTCGGGGCTACACCCCCCCCCACATGACTCACTATCTTTTGGAGGAGGAACGGCAGTGACTCGTCCAGGATCTCAGTCACCAGTTTCAGCAGCTGGTTTGGCAACAGGGTGTCTGCTCTAGGGGAGGGATGTGGGTAGGGAAGGGGCAGCTGAGCACCACTGAGGCAGGACAGCAGGACATTTCCTTTCCCTGGCATTCCAACctcctctccattttcttcttcctgcttccccctCCAGTTTTCTGCATTGTgttctgatttttattctttccttcataAAGGTCTTTGGGATTTTCACTCAGAAAGTAACCCCACTGGCAATGAAAAGACCTCATCCTGCTTCCTGCAGGCTCTGGGTCTTGTAAATAGATGAATGATCCCCTTGGGAGTCAGTTTCTGTGCTATGTAAGTGGGTTCTTACATCTCCTGCCTAGGAGCATTCCGTGTGGGTTGGGTACTGTCAACAATGCAACCGAGGCTCCCAGAATGCAGGATCTGGCTGGGACCCTCTGTTAGGATTAGCTAGGCAGAGGTTGAGTCTTAACCATGACCTTCAGGGTGGAGGCAGGTGAGATTGATAGGTGGCAGGCACAGTTTGTGACTTTGAAGGAGAGGCAGCCCCAGCCCTGGGTTTCAGAGACGGATCACTGCAGGAAGAGCAACCATCTGCCACACCCAGGGTAGGTTCAGAAGCACCAGGTACTCACTGCTTCAAGATCTCAATGTTGAGGCTTCCAGGTGGTGTATGGCACTCCTCGAAGGCCACCTGGGTCTTGTTCCCTATCTGTTCTAGCCGTACTCCAATGCGTATGTTCTTGATGACTTCCAGCCACAGGATCCTGTAGGGATAGTGTGTCTGGGCAGGCTCCCAGCCAGACTCCAAGGTTGAGACCAGAAGTCATGAGCTGGTTGATACTGCTACCTGCGGGCTTGCATTAGGAACTAAGAGAGTGCTTTAAAATGTAGAACCTGCTGGCAGACCGGGCAGCATTGAGCCAGTGTCCTGACAGGGCAAGAGACATCTACACTGAGTGTGACCTTGAGATGGGACACATGTTCACCCGGTCGCCAAGGTCCATGGGTCAGGAATCTTACTATTGCCACACTACCCTAACCAAGGCAATAATATGTtcctcagggagcagaggcacaTTTCTCAGGGCCCCTCGACTCTGTCGTAGTGTTTCCTTGGGCTTACATCTCTCATGCAAGCACTAACTAAGGGTCCTGGTTAGCTTGCAACTAAGCAGATTCATTCCAGGGGGAGTGGTCATAGAATGTTCCATTATTAAGTGGTAAAGTCACAGCAAAAGGTCATATTCACAAGAAAGGCAGGAGCTGGCGCATTTCCAAAGGGCGTTGTGACTCTCCCTCCTTCACAAGCCAGCATGGGTCTGTATCCCTGCCATTGCTGGT
Protein-coding sequences here:
- the LOC119815866 gene encoding uncharacterized protein LOC119815866; protein product: MLLLWTLLLYWRLLHGAQGTTHSPLLLRISESQLETDISDLFTEHQVLKGLIRMPVTGSPSEGVSVLDTLPFARKELVRKKSGLDLSLVGDLLSGKTMPELKKLLETTGLVIEDAKGPEVTLEILSDSLLQITLRCKLYLSLLEILWLEVIKNIRIGVRLEQIGNKTQVAFEECHTPPGSLNIEILKQADTLLPNQLLKLVTEILDESLPFLLQKIVCPVTTNLLNFLLEDLLHIVLPPIISGPNDFQYYVTSTEFTEGAILMEVQLVTPCGLHQRASRPEHVVPPPLPALAQDSMADFAFWLEIYNDILSCLYTSQEIFVEPQDSSETSLWELLSLSAPTPRPEVYNLTRGSPGLIISALDPPTVLLDDVGATVTQQGLLMLQGTNNASFGAIAWRLLSKAAFSTRSQKLKLQFTPHSTVVTLGSYPTIIEKQEEHLKALLLVVLKRRFLPHHNEWLREHGLPLPNIKGIYFSQAQMDFSENYILLTIPE